A region of Haliotis asinina isolate JCU_RB_2024 chromosome 7, JCU_Hal_asi_v2, whole genome shotgun sequence DNA encodes the following proteins:
- the LOC137290996 gene encoding scavenger receptor class F member 1-like, with protein sequence MPWCLAMLILVAIVEASQYGNHCLRSNDPKPCMYCERGWFGEDCRRNCPTCDNSGCDRHTGICVHCADGLYSESCSLECPTNCRKSNDNKVHCERTTGHCVEACNSGWWGDKCNKRCSDNCLRSECFFYDGSCAWGCKDGWTGGMCTENCPEECALNKCSQHGKCSFGCKKGFFGETCERRCSDKCRNNNCYFDDTIHYTVCRDGCGDGFRSAYCNESCPTGCRRCKQHTGECSLCESGHWGVQCDKSCSTCTNSLCDISGECTEGCQAGYHGHMCDRHCQPDCLECRKNDSECLIYKPGKTDESIDTILEDPSEGDNRIDRDDSRILKIAIPVTVAVAILILIVSLLVIYRWRKLHKRGHVEEQRVAHTTSDSETDAFVTTQTQVKRKATTLEML encoded by the exons ATGCCCTGGTGTCTCGCCATGTTGATTCTGGTTGCTATTGTTG aggctTCTCAATACGGCAATCACTGTTTAAGATCAAACGACCCCAAGCCATGTATGTATTGTGAGCGGGGCTGGTTTGGCGAGGACTGTAGGCGAAACTGCCCAACATGTGACAATTCTGGGTGTGACAGACATACTGGCATATGCGTCCACTGTGCAGATGGTTTGTACTCAGAGAGCTGTTCCTTGGAATGTCCAACTAACTGTAGgaaaagcaatgacaacaaagtcCACTGTGAAAGGACCACGGGACATTGTGTCGAAGCTTGTAACTCCGGCTGGTGGGGAGACAAATGCAACAAACGCTGCAGCGACAACTGTCTCCGTTCAGAATGCTTCTTTTATGATGGTTCATGTGCTTGGGGCTGCAAGGATGGGTGGACAGGAGGCATGTGCACTGAAAACTGCCCAGAAGAATGTGCATTGAACAAATGCTCCCAGCATGGAAAATGTTCGTTTGGGTGCAAGAAAGGTTTCTTCGGAGAGACATGTGAAAGAAGATGCAGTGACAAGTGCAGAAACAATAACTGCTACTTTGACGACACCATCCACTACACTGTATGTCGGGATGGATGTGGTGACGGATTTAGATCCGCTTACTGCAATGAATCTTGTCCCACTGGTTGCAGGAGATGTAAACAACATACTGGTGAATGTTCTCTATGCGAGTCTGGTCACTGGGGTGTACAGTGTGACAAAAGTTGTTCAACCTGCACCAACTCGCTCTGTGATATCAGTGGAGAGTGCACAGAGGGCTGTCAGGCTGGTTATCACGGACATATGTGTGACCGACACTGTCAGCCCGACTGTCTGGAGTGCCGCAAGAACGATAGCGAGTGCCTCATATATAAACCTGGAAAGACGGATGAAAGTATTGACACTATTCTGGAAGATCCCAGTGAGGGCGATAACAGGATTGATAGAG ATGACTCTCGAATCCTAAAAATAGCAATACCCGTCACCGTCGCAGTTGCCATTCTAATCTTAATTGTTTCACTACTTGTCATTTACAG GTGGAGAAAGTTGCATAAACGTGGCCATGTGGAGGAACAGCGAGTTGCACACACAACCTCTGACTCTGAGACAGACGCGTTTGTTACCACCCAGACACAAGTAAAGCGAAAGGCTACAACCCTGGAGATGTTGTAA